A stretch of the Tannerella serpentiformis genome encodes the following:
- a CDS encoding SpoIID/LytB domain-containing protein, whose product MGIPNVDVGILTERDVSFHFNGAYRCLETGRTHTGQQHATLQDGRIAFESHTFDTLHFEPTDPSDSFDLRGVTIGVHFHWERREDQRFRGALILTPSSDGVLVVNRIDVESYLESVISSEMSATSSPELLRAHAVISRSWLLAQIEKRQASVDAKAESCSQDDEGLVRWYDREDHTRFDVCADDHCQRYQGITRATTPAVEEAVRATCGEVLTDEGRLCDTRFSKSCGGVTECFEYCWEPIHHRYLVALRDSRTPDTPVPDLTNEAEADRWIRSAPEAFCHTTDEGILSQVLNNYDLETPDFYRWTVEYTQDELADLIRRKSGIDFGAILNLQAVERGRSGRIVRLRIVGSRRTYIIGKELEIRRTLSETHLYSSAFVVDALDLHHGVPRRFRLTGAGWGHGVGLCQIGAAVMGAEGHSYRAILSHYYPGSRSEIRYVR is encoded by the coding sequence ATCGGTATACCCAACGTAGACGTCGGGATCTTGACGGAGAGAGACGTTTCATTTCATTTCAACGGCGCCTACCGCTGCCTGGAGACGGGCCGCACGCACACAGGCCAACAACACGCTACGCTGCAAGACGGGCGCATCGCCTTCGAGAGTCACACGTTCGACACGCTGCACTTCGAGCCCACCGACCCCTCGGACTCGTTCGACCTGCGGGGCGTCACCATCGGCGTACACTTCCACTGGGAGCGCCGCGAAGACCAACGCTTCCGCGGAGCGTTGATCCTCACGCCCTCGAGCGACGGCGTCCTGGTGGTGAACCGTATTGACGTCGAGTCGTATCTCGAGAGCGTCATCTCGTCTGAGATGAGCGCCACCTCGTCGCCCGAGTTACTCCGCGCGCACGCCGTCATCTCGCGCAGCTGGCTGCTGGCCCAGATCGAGAAGCGACAGGCGTCGGTCGACGCCAAGGCGGAGAGCTGCAGCCAAGACGACGAGGGTCTCGTCCGATGGTACGACCGCGAGGATCACACGCGCTTCGACGTCTGCGCCGACGACCATTGCCAGCGTTATCAGGGCATCACACGCGCCACGACACCGGCCGTGGAGGAGGCCGTCCGGGCCACCTGTGGCGAGGTGCTCACGGACGAGGGCCGGCTTTGCGACACACGCTTCTCGAAGTCGTGCGGCGGCGTCACGGAGTGCTTCGAGTACTGCTGGGAGCCTATTCATCACCGTTATCTCGTCGCCCTGCGCGACAGTCGCACGCCAGACACCCCGGTGCCCGACCTGACGAACGAGGCCGAAGCCGATCGCTGGATCCGCTCCGCACCCGAGGCTTTCTGTCACACCACGGACGAGGGCATCCTCAGCCAAGTGCTCAACAACTACGACCTCGAGACGCCCGACTTCTATCGCTGGACGGTGGAGTACACGCAAGACGAGCTTGCCGACCTGATCCGCCGCAAGAGCGGCATCGACTTCGGCGCTATCCTCAACCTGCAAGCCGTCGAGCGCGGCCGATCGGGGCGCATCGTGCGGCTCCGGATCGTCGGCAGTCGGCGCACATATATCATCGGTAAGGAGCTGGAGATCCGCCGCACGCTCTCCGAGACGCATCTCTATAGCTCGGCCTTCGTGGTCGACGCGCTCGATCTGCATCACGGCGTCCCGCGACGCTTCCGCCTCACCGGCGCAGGCTGGGGACACGGCGTGGGTCTCTGCCAGATCGGCGCCGCCGTGATGGGAGCCGAGGGGCATTCCTATCGCGCCATCCTGTCGCATTACTATCCCGGCAGCCGGTCGGAAATACGGTACGTCCGATGA
- a CDS encoding sodium:solute symporter, translating to MSSSTILFIIAAYFGLLLLIAWITGRGGASAADNDAFFLGNRRSPWYIVAIGMIGSSLSGVTFVSVPGWVRQIDMTYMQTVFGFFFGYVIIAHVLLPLYYRLQLTSIYTYLETRIGRRAYKTGASFFLLSKIIGAAARLYLVVLILQTYVFSTWQIPFGVTVILSILLVWLYTYKSGVKTIIWTDTLQALCLVGTLVVIIWQVKDRMGLDFDGLCRTVAESPHFRLFEWSDWSSKQHFVKQFLSGIFITIVMTGLDQDMMQKNLSCRSLRDAQKNMYSYGLAFTPINFLFLSLGILLITLAGQLGIALPDAGDDILPMFCTSGVLGQTIVVFFTIGIIAAAFSSADSALTALTTSFCVDILGIERDQAARARRIRMRVHILISALFAAIIMVFKAVNDRSVIDAIYVIASYTYGPLLGLFAFGLFTRLRPADSAVPYICLASPLICYALERLTLHYTGYRFGYEMLMINGALTFVGLWIASVRMLKNVREDAHTRVGA from the coding sequence ATGAGCAGCTCTACCATCCTCTTCATCATCGCGGCCTACTTCGGCCTGCTGCTGCTCATCGCTTGGATCACTGGGCGAGGCGGCGCATCGGCTGCAGACAACGACGCCTTCTTCCTCGGCAACCGTCGCTCGCCGTGGTACATCGTGGCCATCGGTATGATTGGCTCCTCACTCTCAGGCGTGACGTTCGTATCCGTCCCCGGCTGGGTGCGGCAGATCGACATGACGTACATGCAGACCGTCTTCGGCTTCTTCTTCGGTTACGTCATCATCGCGCACGTGCTCCTGCCGCTCTACTACCGCCTTCAGCTCACGTCCATCTACACCTACCTCGAGACACGCATCGGTCGGCGGGCTTACAAGACGGGCGCCTCCTTCTTCCTCCTCTCCAAGATCATCGGTGCGGCCGCGCGGCTCTATCTCGTGGTGCTCATCCTCCAGACGTACGTCTTCTCGACGTGGCAGATCCCCTTCGGCGTGACCGTTATCCTGAGTATCCTGCTCGTATGGCTCTACACCTACAAGAGCGGCGTCAAGACAATCATCTGGACAGACACGCTTCAGGCCCTCTGCCTTGTGGGCACGCTCGTCGTGATCATCTGGCAGGTGAAGGATCGCATGGGGCTGGACTTCGACGGCCTCTGCCGCACGGTGGCCGAAAGCCCGCACTTCCGCCTCTTCGAGTGGAGCGATTGGTCGAGCAAGCAGCACTTCGTGAAGCAGTTCTTGAGCGGCATCTTTATCACGATCGTCATGACCGGACTGGATCAAGACATGATGCAGAAGAACCTCTCCTGCCGTAGCCTGCGCGACGCACAGAAGAACATGTACTCCTACGGCTTGGCCTTTACGCCGATCAACTTCCTCTTCCTCTCGCTGGGCATCCTGCTCATCACGCTGGCCGGACAGCTCGGCATCGCCCTGCCCGACGCGGGCGACGACATCCTGCCGATGTTCTGCACCTCGGGCGTATTGGGGCAGACGATCGTCGTCTTCTTCACCATCGGGATCATCGCGGCCGCCTTCAGCAGTGCCGACTCGGCACTGACGGCGCTCACGACGTCCTTCTGTGTCGACATCCTCGGCATCGAACGCGACCAAGCGGCGCGTGCTCGCCGCATACGCATGCGGGTGCACATCCTTATCTCGGCGCTCTTTGCGGCGATCATCATGGTGTTCAAAGCCGTGAACGATCGCAGTGTGATCGACGCCATCTATGTGATCGCCTCCTATACCTACGGCCCGTTGCTGGGCCTCTTTGCCTTCGGCCTCTTCACGCGCCTACGGCCCGCTGACAGCGCTGTGCCCTACATCTGCCTCGCCTCGCCCCTCATCTGCTACGCCCTCGAACGCCTCACGCTGCATTACACCGGCTATCGCTTCGGCTACGAGATGCTGATGATCAACGGCGCCCTGACGTTCGTCGGGCTGTGGATCGCGTCCGTGAGGATGCTGAAAAACGTCCGTGAGGATGCACATACCCGTGTCGGAGCGTAA
- a CDS encoding TolC family protein yields MKTLPLIPALLLAATLTASAQDTTATCWSLQRCIEHAKANNLEVRMRQVEVDRQELTLHTARSKRLPSLSAGASQQWSFGRSASAADNTYQVQTTSSTAWSLSSDVPLFTGFEIPNEIAAARLDLMALAADLQKTRENMEITVTSAYLQVLFDKELLGVAENKLALSRTQLDRTRKMHDAGRASEAQIYETEAQVAADELSAVQTANDLRMATLTLTQLLELPSPEGFDVEPPTEADTTFLLARRPDDIYRTALTTRAAVRAEELRLQSSEKQVRVAQSALYPSLSFGASYNNAFYHIYNKPNTPFANQIRDNRGLGLGFNLRIPIFNRFATRNSIRSARLGLRNQELQLENTKKALYKDIQQAYYSALSAAERYRSATAAWQSAEKAFTFTGDRFENGRATTYEYNEAKTNLIKALSDRTQAKYEFLLRKKILEFYEQQ; encoded by the coding sequence ATGAAGACGCTGCCCCTCATCCCCGCCTTGCTCCTCGCCGCCACCCTCACCGCTTCGGCGCAGGACACGACCGCCACGTGCTGGAGCCTCCAACGCTGCATCGAGCACGCCAAAGCGAATAACCTGGAGGTACGCATGCGACAGGTGGAAGTCGACCGGCAGGAGCTGACGCTCCACACGGCGCGCAGCAAACGTCTGCCGAGCCTCTCGGCCGGAGCCTCACAACAATGGTCGTTCGGCCGATCGGCCTCAGCGGCTGACAACACGTATCAGGTGCAGACCACCTCCTCCACCGCCTGGTCGCTCTCATCCGACGTGCCTCTCTTCACCGGCTTCGAGATTCCCAACGAGATCGCCGCCGCGCGCCTCGACCTCATGGCCCTTGCCGCCGATCTCCAGAAGACGCGCGAGAATATGGAGATCACCGTCACGTCGGCCTACCTGCAAGTGCTCTTCGACAAGGAGCTGCTCGGTGTGGCCGAAAATAAGCTCGCCCTGAGCCGCACGCAGCTCGATCGCACGCGTAAGATGCACGACGCCGGGCGCGCCTCCGAGGCACAGATCTACGAGACCGAGGCACAGGTGGCGGCCGACGAGCTCTCCGCCGTGCAGACAGCTAACGACCTGCGCATGGCCACGCTCACACTCACCCAGCTGCTCGAGCTGCCCAGCCCGGAAGGCTTCGACGTGGAGCCGCCCACGGAGGCAGACACGACCTTCCTGTTGGCGCGCCGCCCCGACGACATCTATCGCACCGCCCTCACCACGCGCGCCGCCGTCCGCGCCGAGGAGCTTCGCCTCCAGAGCAGCGAGAAGCAAGTGCGCGTGGCCCAGAGCGCCCTCTACCCCAGCCTCTCCTTCGGCGCCAGCTACAACAATGCCTTTTATCACATCTACAACAAGCCCAACACGCCCTTCGCCAACCAGATTCGCGACAACCGCGGCCTCGGCCTCGGCTTCAACCTCCGCATCCCCATCTTCAACCGTTTCGCCACACGCAACAGCATCCGCAGCGCTCGCCTCGGCCTGCGCAACCAAGAGCTGCAGCTGGAGAACACCAAGAAGGCACTCTACAAAGACATCCAGCAGGCCTACTACAGCGCCCTTTCAGCCGCCGAGCGATACCGGTCGGCCACCGCCGCGTGGCAGTCGGCCGAGAAAGCCTTCACCTTCACCGGCGACCGCTTCGAGAATGGCCGCGCCACGACCTACGAATACAACGAGGCCAAGACGAACCTCATCAAAGCCCTCTCCGACCGCACCCAAGCCAAGTACGAGTTCCTGCTCCGCAAGAAAATTCTCGAGTTCTACGAGCAGCAGTAA
- a CDS encoding efflux RND transporter periplasmic adaptor subunit, which yields MNNRLVKKIKRIVLLSLVGLAVVGTFVFLWKKAQPEVTEYEIVTPERGTVETKTVATGNVEPRYEILIKPQISGIISEVLKEAGQRVTEGEIIAKVKVIPEMGQLNSAESRVNVARISLDQVESTHRRDEQLFKQGILTAEEFDVSKANYRKAKEELANAQSSLEIVRDGISRNTRSSSTTQIRSTITGMILNVPIKVGNSVIQSNSFNDGTTIASVANMNDMIFRGNVDETEIGKIREGMPIKLTVGALGTRTFDAVLEYVSPKGEEKNGAIQFEIKAAVSLPDTSFVRAGYSANAEIVLERAENVLTIPESTVEFHGDTAFVQVVKQEKPKQIFEKRQIKTGLSDGIKIEVKEGLTEKDKIRGAAISKDANNNNEAKP from the coding sequence ATGAATAATCGACTTGTAAAGAAGATCAAGAGAATCGTCCTGCTTTCCTTAGTAGGGCTGGCCGTGGTAGGCACCTTCGTATTTCTGTGGAAGAAGGCGCAGCCCGAAGTGACCGAGTATGAAATCGTGACGCCCGAGCGTGGGACGGTCGAGACCAAGACCGTGGCCACGGGCAATGTGGAGCCGCGCTACGAGATCCTGATTAAGCCGCAGATCTCGGGCATCATCTCCGAGGTGCTCAAGGAAGCCGGCCAACGTGTCACCGAAGGCGAGATCATCGCCAAAGTGAAAGTCATTCCTGAGATGGGGCAGCTCAACAGCGCCGAGTCGCGCGTCAATGTGGCCCGTATCAGCTTAGACCAGGTGGAGAGCACTCATCGCCGCGACGAACAACTCTTCAAGCAGGGCATTCTCACGGCCGAAGAGTTCGACGTGTCGAAAGCCAACTATCGCAAGGCCAAAGAGGAGCTGGCCAACGCCCAAAGCTCGCTCGAGATCGTCCGCGATGGCATCTCGCGCAACACACGCAGCTCGAGTACCACGCAAATCCGCAGCACCATCACCGGCATGATCCTCAACGTGCCTATCAAGGTGGGTAACTCCGTGATCCAAAGCAACAGCTTCAACGACGGCACCACCATCGCCTCCGTGGCCAACATGAACGACATGATCTTCCGCGGCAATGTGGACGAGACGGAGATCGGCAAGATCCGCGAGGGCATGCCTATCAAGCTGACCGTCGGCGCGCTGGGCACACGCACCTTCGACGCCGTCCTCGAATACGTCTCCCCCAAGGGCGAGGAGAAGAACGGCGCCATACAGTTTGAGATCAAGGCGGCCGTCTCGCTGCCCGACACCTCGTTCGTGCGCGCCGGCTACAGCGCCAACGCGGAGATTGTATTGGAGCGCGCCGAGAATGTCCTGACCATCCCCGAAAGCACGGTGGAGTTTCACGGCGACACGGCCTTCGTGCAAGTGGTTAAGCAAGAGAAGCCCAAGCAAATCTTCGAGAAAAGGCAGATCAAGACGGGCCTCAGCGATGGCATCAAGATCGAAGTGAAGGAAGGACTGACGGAGAAAGACAAGATCCGCGGTGCGGCTATCAGCAAGGATGCAAACAATAACAACGAAGCCAAGCCATGA